In one window of Thermodesulfobacteriota bacterium DNA:
- the fusA gene encoding elongation factor G, producing the protein MGIQLDKVRNIALLAHSGAGKTSLAEAILFASGRTNRLGRVDDGTSILDYEPEEIKRKITINSAFNHYTWQKHTIHFIDTPGDDNFLNDTRMSLQVADSAVFVIDAIDGAKPLTLKIWNLAGEFHLPRIIFINKMDRERADFYRTLDSISTTLNARCVPVQLPIGAEDKFTGVVDLINEKAFVFAGDQSGQYKECPIPEDMKDSVKKHRENLQEYAAEADDALVEKFLEEGTLTVAEIEKGLAGGMTAGRFVLICCGSATRNIGVTTLMEAVNQYLPSPLDKGAKMALNAKTKEPVEIAPVPDASLAALVFKTLSDPYAGRLSILRIYSGTLKPDTTLYNSNKQTTERIGQLLSLEGKAQKSVEGVGPGELVAVAKLRDTVTGDTLCTEGSPVIIEALQPPQPVISYALKPKTKADEEKISAALGKLKEEDNAILVTRNEATRETILSGMGQIHIEVVAEKLKRKYNVDVNLTLPKVPYKEAIKKTKQGVVYRHKKQTGGAGQFAEVHFDISPLPQGGSFEFENALTGMNVPRNFVPAVEKGIQEAMQAGPLAGYPVVGVKVRFYDGKSHEVDSSETAFKIAAIQCFKKGMLEAMPILLEPIMSMTVLVPDDCMGDVIGDINSRRGKVIGVETRSGVQAILAHVPMVEVLRYASELTSMTAGRGTFSMEFLHYEEVPAHLTEKIVAAGKKEGEA; encoded by the coding sequence ATGGGTATTCAGTTAGACAAGGTTCGCAATATAGCCTTGCTCGCTCATAGCGGCGCAGGCAAAACATCCCTGGCCGAGGCAATACTTTTTGCATCGGGACGGACAAACCGTCTGGGCCGGGTAGATGACGGCACCTCAATTCTGGACTACGAACCGGAAGAAATCAAAAGAAAGATTACTATAAACTCGGCCTTTAATCATTATACGTGGCAAAAACATACGATCCATTTTATCGATACCCCGGGTGATGATAATTTCCTCAATGATACCAGGATGTCCCTGCAGGTGGCAGACAGCGCCGTATTCGTAATCGATGCCATTGACGGGGCCAAACCCTTAACCCTGAAGATATGGAATCTGGCTGGGGAGTTCCATCTGCCCCGTATTATTTTCATTAATAAAATGGACCGGGAAAGGGCGGATTTTTACAGGACATTAGATAGCATTTCCACCACCCTCAACGCCCGCTGCGTGCCCGTTCAACTCCCTATTGGCGCAGAAGATAAGTTCACCGGGGTGGTGGACCTCATAAATGAAAAGGCCTTTGTATTTGCCGGCGATCAAAGCGGCCAGTACAAGGAATGTCCTATCCCCGAAGACATGAAAGATTCTGTTAAAAAACACCGGGAAAATCTCCAGGAATACGCTGCGGAGGCAGACGACGCCCTGGTGGAAAAATTTCTGGAGGAAGGAACCCTGACGGTGGCCGAAATAGAAAAAGGCCTGGCCGGCGGTATGACTGCGGGACGATTTGTCCTGATATGCTGTGGCTCAGCTACACGCAATATCGGTGTCACCACCCTTATGGAGGCCGTCAATCAATATCTTCCTTCACCTCTGGATAAGGGAGCAAAAATGGCCTTAAATGCCAAGACCAAGGAACCGGTCGAAATAGCTCCCGTTCCCGATGCGTCGTTGGCGGCTCTGGTCTTCAAGACCCTGTCTGATCCGTATGCCGGACGGCTCTCTATCTTGCGCATTTACTCCGGCACACTGAAACCGGACACCACCCTCTACAACTCAAACAAGCAGACCACAGAGCGTATCGGCCAGCTTCTGTCCCTGGAAGGTAAGGCACAAAAATCCGTTGAAGGTGTGGGACCGGGAGAATTGGTCGCAGTCGCTAAATTAAGGGACACCGTGACCGGTGACACCCTCTGTACTGAAGGATCGCCGGTCATCATTGAGGCCCTGCAACCGCCGCAGCCGGTTATTTCCTACGCCTTAAAACCAAAAACCAAGGCCGATGAAGAGAAGATATCCGCGGCCCTGGGGAAACTCAAAGAAGAAGACAATGCCATCCTGGTTACCCGTAATGAGGCGACCAGGGAAACCATTCTTTCCGGCATGGGACAAATCCATATCGAGGTTGTCGCAGAAAAGTTAAAAAGAAAATACAATGTTGACGTCAACCTTACCCTGCCCAAGGTCCCTTATAAAGAGGCCATCAAAAAAACCAAACAGGGTGTTGTCTATCGGCATAAGAAACAGACCGGCGGGGCCGGGCAGTTTGCCGAGGTTCACTTTGATATCAGTCCCCTGCCCCAGGGGGGCAGCTTTGAGTTTGAAAATGCCCTGACCGGAATGAATGTACCCCGCAATTTTGTTCCTGCAGTGGAAAAGGGCATTCAGGAAGCTATGCAGGCAGGCCCTTTGGCCGGCTATCCGGTCGTGGGCGTTAAAGTCAGATTTTATGACGGTAAGTCGCATGAGGTTGATTCATCGGAGACAGCCTTCAAGATTGCAGCCATCCAGTGCTTCAAGAAAGGCATGCTGGAGGCTATGCCTATCTTGCTGGAACCGATCATGTCTATGACTGTTCTGGTCCCGGACGACTGCATGGGTGATGTTATCGGGGACATAAACAGCCGCCGGGGAAAGGTAATAGGGGTAGAGACACGATCCGGGGTGCAGGCCATCCTGGCCCATGTGCCCATGGTCGAGGTGCTGCGTTACGCCTCCGAGCTCACCTCGATGACTGCCGGACGCGGCACATTCAGCATGGAATTCTTGCACTACGAAGAAGTTCCGGCTCACCTGACTGAAAAGATTGTCGCTGCGGGTAAAAAGGAAGGCGAGGCTTAG